Part of the Fodinicola acaciae genome is shown below.
GCCGCCGGCGGGCACCTGACCGTCGACAACCCGACGAGCACGCTGATGGCCTGCACGCAGCCGGGGCTGGACGCGCAGGAGAAGTGGCTGGCCCGGCTGATCAGCCAGAAACCGGCCTGGCAGCTGACCGGCGACGCGCTGGTCGTGTCCACCTCGACGACCCGGATCGAGATGGCAGACCGGCGCCAGGCCGACCCGGACAAGCCGTTGGCCGGTCCGCGGTGGACGGTCGACACGATCATTTCCGGGACCGTCGCCTCCAGCACGCCGGCCGCGCGGAAGGCATTCCTCAGCTTCAAAGACGGCAAGGTGAGCGGCAACAGCGGGTGCAACGGTTTCGGTGGCGAGGCGAAGATCGACGGCCGGACGATCCACTTCGGCAACGGCCCGATCCACACCGAGATCGCCTGCTCCGACGACATCATGAAGGTGGAACGCGGCGTTTTCGCGGTGTTGCGCGGCGACGTGACGTACAAAATCGAGTCCGACAAGCTGACGCTGACCGGCCAGGGCGGCGCCGGCCTGCAGTTGACCGCCACCGACGTGACCCCGTCGCCGACCAAATAACGCTACGGAAATCAGCCGATCCGTCCCCGGCCCGGCCATTGACATCGGCAGGGCCGGCGGTGGATGCTGCGATCAGTATTAGAGCGTGA
Proteins encoded:
- a CDS encoding META domain-containing protein, whose protein sequence is MNGTKLLITVIAVSTLTACGGRAVTTGDGPDQLVGRTFVSTKVTENGKAKELAPGTTVSFQFTDDGRLNVRGGCNGLSGKVDAAGGHLTVDNPTSTLMACTQPGLDAQEKWLARLISQKPAWQLTGDALVVSTSTTRIEMADRRQADPDKPLAGPRWTVDTIISGTVASSTPAARKAFLSFKDGKVSGNSGCNGFGGEAKIDGRTIHFGNGPIHTEIACSDDIMKVERGVFAVLRGDVTYKIESDKLTLTGQGGAGLQLTATDVTPSPTK